In the Thauera sedimentorum genome, one interval contains:
- a CDS encoding D-hexose-6-phosphate mutarotase: MPGNIETIDFQGLPALRLSTSAGASAVVALHGGQVLSWVPARGRERLYLSERAAYDGASPIRGGVPVCFPQFSTLGKLPRHGFARTANWSVTEQRTGDDYALTTLELSDNADTRALWPHPFTLELTVAIEGGRLDLELEVINSGHAPFAFSGALHTYLRVPEVEECRLEGLYGFEYRDALDDNAIRRESGDVLRVESAIDRVYHDVTRPLLLREDGRALGINADGFPDVVVWNLWEDGIAQFADMAPTDFRRMLCVEAAAARQRIELAAGESWVGRQTLVTL; this comes from the coding sequence ATGCCCGGCAACATCGAAACCATCGACTTCCAGGGCCTGCCGGCCCTGCGCCTGAGCACCTCCGCCGGCGCCAGCGCGGTCGTCGCGCTGCACGGTGGCCAGGTGCTCTCCTGGGTGCCTGCGCGCGGACGCGAGCGTCTGTACCTGAGCGAACGCGCCGCCTACGACGGCGCCAGCCCCATCCGGGGCGGCGTGCCGGTGTGCTTTCCGCAGTTCTCCACCCTGGGCAAGCTGCCGCGCCACGGCTTCGCTCGCACTGCGAACTGGTCGGTCACCGAACAGCGCACCGGCGACGACTACGCCCTGACCACCCTGGAACTCTCGGACAACGCGGACACCCGCGCACTGTGGCCGCACCCCTTCACCCTGGAACTGACGGTCGCCATCGAAGGCGGCCGGCTGGACCTCGAGCTGGAAGTCATCAACAGCGGCCACGCCCCCTTTGCCTTCAGCGGCGCGCTGCATACCTACCTGCGGGTGCCGGAAGTGGAAGAATGCCGGCTGGAAGGCCTCTACGGCTTCGAGTACCGCGACGCGCTGGACGACAACGCGATACGGCGCGAATCCGGCGATGTACTGCGGGTGGAGTCGGCCATCGACCGCGTCTACCACGACGTAACCCGCCCGCTGCTGCTGCGCGAGGACGGCCGTGCCCTGGGCATCAATGCCGACGGCTTCCCCGACGTGGTGGTGTGGAACCTCTGGGAAGACGGCATCGCGCAGTTCGCCGACATGGCCCCGACCGATTTCCGCCGCATGCTGTGCGTGGAAGCCGCCGCCGCGCGCCAGCGCATCGAACTGGCTGCCGGCGAATCCTGGGTGGGCCGCCAGACCCTGGTCACCCTGTAG
- a CDS encoding Tex family protein, giving the protein MLPPIEHRIATELGVQPRQVFAAVALLDEGATVPFVARYRKEATGGLDDTQLRNLEERLGYLRELEDRRATVIASIEEQGKLTDALRAEVENADTKQRLEDLYLPYKPKRRTKAQIAREAGIGPLAEALLADPTLNPEAEAAAYLNEETGFADTKSVLDGARQILIEQFAEDAELLGTLRGLLADEGEVVSTVVEGKENEGAKFRDWFDFREPIAKIPSHRALALLRGRNEGVLRLALALPHDPEAGPHPCERRIAARFQIRDQGRAADRWLADTVRWTWNVKISLHLELELMNLLRERAEEEAIHVFARNLKDLLLAAPAGARPTMGLDPGIRTGVKVAVVDTTGKLLDTATVYPFEPRRDVEGALATLAALAKRHGVELVAIGNGTASRETDALTAELIRRHPELRLTKVMVSEAGASVYSASELAAREFPDVDVSLRGAVSIARRLQDPLAELVKIDPKSIGVGQYQHDVNQSRLARSLDAVVEDCVNAVGVDVNTASAPLLARISGLNGTLAANIVEHRNANGPFRSRDALKAVARLGPKTFEQAAGFLRIPAGDNPLDASAVHPEAYPVVERILARVQKGVRELMGNGGFLKSLKPAEFTDERFGLPTVQDILAELEKPGRDPRPEFRTATFREGVETLKDLVPGMMLEGVVTNVTNFGAFVDIGVHQDGLVHVSALADRFVKDPHSVVKAGQVVKVKVLEVDLPRQRIALTMRMGDEAAPKARTERNDRGNDRRPDRAQGSRQHGREREPAANNALAAAFARAKQK; this is encoded by the coding sequence ATGCTGCCACCCATCGAACACCGCATCGCCACCGAACTCGGCGTCCAGCCCCGCCAGGTCTTTGCCGCCGTCGCCCTGCTCGACGAGGGCGCCACCGTGCCCTTCGTCGCCCGCTACCGCAAGGAAGCCACCGGCGGCCTGGACGACACCCAGCTGCGCAACCTGGAAGAGCGCCTGGGCTACCTGCGCGAGCTGGAGGACCGCCGCGCCACGGTGATCGCCTCCATCGAGGAACAGGGCAAGCTCACCGACGCGCTGCGCGCCGAGGTCGAGAACGCCGACACCAAGCAGCGCCTGGAAGACCTCTACCTGCCCTACAAGCCGAAGCGCCGTACCAAGGCGCAGATCGCCCGCGAGGCCGGCATCGGCCCGCTGGCCGAGGCCCTGCTGGCCGACCCGACGCTGAACCCGGAGGCCGAAGCGGCCGCCTATCTCAACGAGGAAACCGGCTTCGCCGACACCAAGAGCGTGCTCGACGGCGCCCGCCAGATTCTCATCGAGCAGTTCGCCGAAGACGCCGAGCTGCTCGGCACGTTGCGCGGCCTGCTCGCCGACGAGGGCGAGGTGGTGTCCACCGTGGTCGAAGGCAAGGAGAACGAAGGCGCGAAGTTCCGCGACTGGTTCGACTTCCGCGAACCGATCGCCAAGATCCCCTCGCACCGCGCGCTGGCCCTGCTGCGCGGGCGCAACGAAGGCGTACTGCGCCTGGCGCTCGCCCTGCCCCACGACCCGGAAGCCGGCCCGCACCCCTGCGAGCGCCGCATCGCCGCGCGCTTCCAGATCCGCGACCAGGGCCGCGCCGCCGACCGCTGGCTGGCCGACACGGTGCGCTGGACGTGGAACGTGAAGATCTCGCTGCACCTGGAGCTGGAACTCATGAACCTGCTGCGCGAGCGCGCCGAGGAAGAAGCCATCCACGTCTTCGCCCGCAACCTCAAGGACCTGCTGCTCGCCGCCCCGGCCGGCGCGCGCCCCACCATGGGCCTGGACCCGGGCATCCGCACCGGCGTCAAGGTCGCGGTGGTCGACACCACCGGCAAGCTGCTCGATACCGCCACCGTCTATCCCTTCGAGCCGCGCCGCGACGTCGAAGGCGCGCTCGCCACCTTGGCCGCGCTCGCCAAGCGCCACGGTGTGGAACTGGTCGCCATCGGCAACGGCACCGCCTCGCGTGAAACCGATGCGCTCACCGCCGAACTGATCCGCCGCCACCCGGAACTGCGCCTCACCAAGGTCATGGTGTCGGAAGCCGGCGCCTCGGTGTACTCGGCGTCCGAGCTGGCCGCGCGCGAATTCCCCGACGTGGACGTCTCGCTGCGCGGCGCCGTCTCGATCGCCCGCCGCCTGCAGGACCCGCTGGCCGAGCTGGTGAAGATCGACCCGAAATCCATCGGCGTGGGCCAGTACCAGCACGACGTGAACCAGTCGCGCCTGGCCCGGAGCCTGGACGCGGTGGTCGAGGACTGCGTGAACGCGGTCGGCGTGGACGTGAATACCGCCTCCGCCCCGCTGCTCGCGCGTATCTCGGGCCTGAACGGCACGCTCGCCGCCAACATCGTCGAGCACCGCAACGCCAACGGCCCGTTCAGGAGCCGCGACGCGCTCAAGGCGGTGGCGCGCCTGGGGCCCAAGACCTTCGAACAAGCCGCCGGCTTCCTGCGCATTCCCGCCGGGGACAACCCGCTGGACGCCTCCGCGGTGCACCCGGAAGCCTACCCGGTGGTCGAGCGCATCCTCGCCCGGGTGCAGAAGGGTGTGCGCGAGCTGATGGGTAACGGCGGCTTCCTCAAGAGCCTGAAACCCGCCGAATTCACCGACGAGCGCTTCGGCCTGCCCACGGTGCAGGACATCCTCGCCGAACTGGAAAAACCCGGCCGCGACCCGCGCCCGGAATTCCGCACCGCCACCTTCCGCGAAGGCGTGGAAACCCTCAAGGACCTGGTGCCGGGCATGATGCTGGAAGGCGTGGTGACCAACGTCACCAACTTCGGCGCCTTCGTCGATATCGGCGTGCATCAGGATGGCCTGGTGCATGTCTCCGCGCTCGCCGACCGCTTCGTCAAGGACCCGCACAGCGTGGTCAAGGCCGGCCAAGTGGTGAAGGTCAAGGTGCTGGAAGTCGACCTGCCGCGCCAGCGCATCGCGCTGACCATGCGCATGGGCGACGAGGCCGCGCCCAAGGCGCGCACCGAACGCAACGACCGGGGCAACGACCGCCGCCCCGATCGCGCCCAGGGTTCCCGCCAGCACGGACGCGAGCGCGAACCCGCCGCCAACAACGCCCTGGCCGCCGCCTTCGCGCGCGCCAAACAGAAGTGA
- a CDS encoding ArsC family reductase, with product MPTTKLANNQYLISVYGIKNCDTMKKAFAWLDEHGIAYDFHDYKKAGIASGKLHAWSKALGWRTLVNTRGTTWRKLSPEQQAIDTQSAAVQLMVEHPSLIKRPVVETTSGHLLVGFDPDTFSSFIKPEDCAS from the coding sequence ATGCCTACCACAAAGTTAGCAAATAATCAATATTTAATATCGGTGTACGGGATTAAGAACTGCGACACGATGAAGAAGGCCTTCGCCTGGCTCGACGAGCACGGCATCGCCTATGATTTCCATGACTACAAGAAGGCCGGCATCGCCAGCGGGAAACTGCACGCCTGGTCCAAGGCGCTGGGCTGGCGCACCCTGGTCAACACCCGCGGCACCACCTGGCGCAAGCTCAGCCCCGAACAGCAGGCCATCGACACCCAGAGCGCGGCGGTGCAACTGATGGTCGAGCACCCCAGTCTGATCAAGCGCCCGGTGGTGGAAACCACCTCCGGCCACCTGCTGGTCGGCTTCGATCCGGACACCTTCTCCAGCTTCATCAAACCCGAGGATTGCGCATCGTGA
- a CDS encoding Hsp33 family molecular chaperone HslO encodes MSTPNSYVQRFLLENLDIRGAVVRLDDVWQALQQGRDYPPAVAALLGQLSAVSALITGNLKQPGRLTFQIQGHGPVGLLVVDCNEELNLRGYARVDAPATGEHLAELVGDGRLQLTLDVEGLDQPYQSVVPLEGDDIAATFEHYLAQSEQQPAGLWLASDGQAAVALFLQKLPGADDKDADGWDRAHHLAQTVRSDELLGLSPADLLGRLFAEEDVRLFEPRPVIHHWPPDRDKVAGMLQGLGEEQVRAILDEHGEVEVRDDLSNCRYRFDKADVDALFRPPTLH; translated from the coding sequence GTGAGCACCCCGAACAGCTACGTGCAACGCTTCCTGCTCGAGAACCTCGACATCCGCGGCGCCGTGGTGCGCCTGGACGACGTCTGGCAGGCGCTGCAGCAAGGGCGCGACTACCCGCCCGCGGTCGCCGCCCTGCTCGGCCAGCTGAGTGCGGTGTCCGCGCTGATCACCGGCAACCTCAAGCAGCCCGGCCGGCTCACCTTCCAGATCCAGGGCCACGGCCCGGTGGGCCTGCTGGTGGTCGACTGCAACGAGGAACTCAACCTGCGCGGCTACGCCCGGGTCGACGCCCCGGCCACCGGCGAGCATCTTGCCGAACTGGTGGGCGACGGCCGCCTGCAGCTCACCCTGGACGTCGAAGGCCTGGACCAGCCCTACCAGAGCGTGGTGCCGCTGGAAGGCGACGACATCGCCGCCACCTTCGAGCACTACCTGGCCCAGTCCGAGCAACAACCTGCCGGCCTGTGGCTGGCCAGCGACGGCCAGGCCGCCGTGGCGCTCTTCCTGCAGAAGCTGCCGGGCGCCGACGACAAGGACGCCGACGGCTGGGACCGCGCCCACCACCTGGCACAGACCGTGCGCAGCGACGAGCTGCTCGGCCTGTCGCCCGCCGATCTGCTGGGCCGCCTGTTCGCCGAGGAGGACGTCCGCCTGTTCGAGCCCCGCCCCGTCATCCACCACTGGCCGCCCGACCGCGACAAGGTGGCCGGCATGCTGCAGGGCCTGGGCGAAGAGCAGGTCCGCGCAATACTGGACGAACACGGTGAAGTCGAGGTCCGCGACGACCTCTCCAATTGCCGCTACCGCTTCGACAAGGCCGACGTGGACGCGCTGTTCCGCCCGCCTACCCTGCACTGA
- a CDS encoding DUF4870 family protein, with translation MYADRSPTSGMIRLTHLIYALHAFAVFSGVIGSATIIGSFVASIPSLAAIVLNYWNRGAVRGTWLDSHFDWQIRTFWYTLAWVVISVLLAVTLIGIPFALVALAIVSLWVIYRVVRGWWRLSGGLRMPMPPA, from the coding sequence ATGTACGCCGACCGCAGCCCCACGTCCGGGATGATCCGCCTCACCCACCTGATCTACGCCCTGCACGCCTTCGCGGTGTTCTCCGGGGTGATCGGCTCGGCCACCATCATCGGCAGCTTCGTCGCCAGCATTCCCTCGCTCGCGGCCATCGTGCTCAACTACTGGAACCGCGGTGCGGTGCGCGGCACCTGGCTGGACAGCCATTTCGACTGGCAGATCCGTACCTTCTGGTACACCCTGGCCTGGGTGGTCATCTCGGTCCTGCTGGCCGTGACCCTCATCGGCATTCCCTTCGCGCTGGTCGCGCTGGCAATCGTCTCGCTGTGGGTGATCTACCGCGTGGTGCGCGGCTGGTGGCGCCTGTCCGGCGGATTGCGCATGCCGATGCCGCCCGCGTAG